Proteins found in one Plasmodium chabaudi chabaudi strain AS genome assembly, chromosome: 5 genomic segment:
- a CDS encoding early transcribed membrane protein, with protein sequence MKVSKIFVLFNVILITHYLVFGMSKNVAKNGGSFKKFREDLSKKFAKNKKAILITLGSILAAAAVTAGAGYGIYKHKKKNKYGKPGYYRSTVTYSSSSASSQAQKTPAKVETKSVIDSKTTTKPTTTTTKPTTTAATTAAKPTITPATTAAKPAITPATTAAKPATTAATTAAKPAITPATTAAKPAITPATTAAKPATTAATTAAKPAITPASSPAKPAASSPLSTSLSSSSTRPSASPTTYPILSTSSAFSKSATPPPKPSPSPTIGGGSSTYTPTIGSGSSAFTPTGYGSTSINNSPGMTRSGITSSINATY encoded by the coding sequence ATGAAAGTATCTAAGATATtcgttttatttaatgttatattaataacCCATTATTTAGTTTTTGGTATGTCAAAAAATGTCGCCAAAAATGGAGGCTCTTTTAAGAAATTCCGAGAAGACCTTTCAAAGAAATTCGCAAAAAACAAGAAAGCTATCCTGATTACATTAGGATCCATATTAGCCGCAGCTGCAGTAACGGCAGGTGCTGGATatggtatatataaacacaagaaaaaaaacaaatatggAAAACCCGGATATTATCGATCTACAGTAACATATAGTAGTTCAAGTGCAAGTTCCCAAGCCCAAAAAACACCTGCTAAAGTCGAAACAAAATCCGTTATTGATTCCAAGACTACTACTAAACCTACCACAACTACTACAAAACCTACCACAACTGCTGCTACAACCGCTGCTAAACCTACCATAACTCCTGCTACAACTGCTGCTAAACCTGCCATAACTCCTGCTACAACCGCTGCTAAACCTGCTACAACTGCTGCTACAACCGCTGCTAAACCTGCCATAACTCCTGCTACAACTGCTGCTAAACCTGCCATAACTCCTGCTACAACCGCTGCTAAACCTGCTACAACTGCTGCTACAACCGCTGCTAAACCTGCCATAACTCCTGCATCTTCTCCTGCTAAACCTGCCGCATCTTCACCATTATCTACTTCTTTATCATCTTCTTCTACTAGACCTTCCGCATCTCCTACAACATATCCTATTCTTTCAACATCATCCGCTTTTTCTAAATCTGCAACACCTCCCCCTAAACCATCTCCTTCCCCAACTATAGGTGGTGGTTCTTCCACTTATACCCCCACTATAGGTAGTGGCTCTTCCGCTTTTACCCCTACTGGATATGGTAGCACTTCTATAAATAACAGTCCCGGTATGACTAGATCTGGTATCACATCTAGCATAAACGCTACATACTAA